One Candidatus Binataceae bacterium genomic window, TGCGAATCTTGTCGCATAGCTCGCCGCTCAGCTCTTCGACGCTGCCGTCGTGGCCGAGCAAGTCGACCAGGCGCTTTCGCTCCCCGGCTTCCTGCTCCGCGCGCATCGTCAGCTCGCGATACACGGTGTTAAGCGCGTTGGCCGTGACGCGGGTCTTGAAACGATGGTAGCCGTCGAGAGTCGGCAACAACTCGTTCTCGATGTACTTGACGGCGGCCTTCAGCAGCAAGGTCGCCTCGGGCATGCTCTTCGGCATAGGCGTTAACTTCCTGTTATCTAATCGCGGCCTTCAACCAGTGCGAGAAAATCCCACAGCGGTTCTTCGATGCGTCGTCCGATCGTGCTGCGCTCGATATCGACCTCTTCGATCCCGCGCGTGCCGAGGCGGAGGCTCGCGATCGCCCAGCGCGTCGAGCCAAACGCCTCCCAGAATCGCACGTGCAGCGGATCGACGCGGTGGCCGCTGGCCTTTTCATACGCGGCAAAGAGATCCTCGCGGCGGCCGAAGCCTCCGACCGGTCCGCGTCCGCCGAAGCGCCAGGTCTTCACGCACAGCCATCCCATGTCCTGCATCGGATCTCCCGATTGCGCGCCCTCCCAATCGAGGATGCAGCGAATCCCTTCCTCGCCGACGATGAAGTTGCCGGCGCGGTAATCGCCGTGCACGACGGTGTGACGCGGATTGACGGGCAGATTCTCCTTGGCCCATTGGAGCGTGAGTTCGAACGCGGGCAGGCGGAGTCCGAGCATGTCGGCCGTCAACTGGTAGGACTCGATTTGGCGCGCGGCGCTCAGGTACTTGAGGAACGGCACTTCGGCCAGATCGATCTTGTGGATGCCGGC contains:
- a CDS encoding DUF6285 domain-containing protein, whose product is MPKSMPEATLLLKAAVKYIENELLPTLDGYHRFKTRVTANALNTVYRELTMRAEQEAGERKRLVDLLGHDGSVEELSGELCDKIRSGAFALDDTRMRDHVRQSLKDALEINNPKWLSR
- a CDS encoding phosphotransferase family protein, coding for MSNEDFVARLEAAVARHIGAPGTIHNFQRLTGGANKTTYSFDADIGGKREPFILQVPAPAPPPDPNDPLAEYSVRITGDQDARLMIAAVKAGVPAPRVRAILSEADGVEVGWVTERIEGETLMPRILREDRYAKARTLMAAQCGEILAGIHKIDLAEVPFLKYLSAARQIESYQLTADMLGLRLPAFELTLQWAKENLPVNPRHTVVHGDYRAGNFIVGEEGIRCILDWEGAQSGDPMQDMGWLCVKTWRFGGRGPVGGFGRREDLFAAYEKASGHRVDPLHVRFWEAFGSTRWAIASLRLGTRGIEEVDIERSTIGRRIEEPLWDFLALVEGRD